Proteins from a single region of Haemorhous mexicanus isolate bHaeMex1 chromosome 4, bHaeMex1.pri, whole genome shotgun sequence:
- the PGRMC2 gene encoding membrane-associated progesterone receptor component 2, which yields MADDGQGRLRTEEGRASGAALAGGEVLLSVGLLALALLAAYRLYLRWGARNGPGGAARQGEAAALPRMKRRDFSLEQLREFDGARNPRILLAVNGKVFDVTKGSKFYGPEGPYGIFAGRDASRGLATFCLDKDALRDEYDDLSDLNAVQMESVREWEMQFKEKYDYVGRLLKPGEEPSEYTDEEDTKDHTKQE from the exons ATGGCGGACGATGGGCAGGGGCGGCTCAGGACTGAGGAGGGCCGGGCGAGCGGCGCGGCCCTGGCGGGCGGCGAGGTGCTGCTGAGCGtggggctgctggccctggcgCTGCTGGCGGCCTACCGGCTGTACCTGCGCTGGGGAGCGCGGAACGGGCCGGGGGGCGCGGCCCGGCAGGGCGAGGCCGCCGCGCTGCCGCGCATGAAGCGCCGGGATttctccctggagcagctgcgcGAGTTCGACGGCGCTCGCAATCCTCGCATCCTCCTGGCTGTTAACGGCAAAGTCTTCGACGTGACCAAAGGCAGCAAGTTCTACGGGCCCG agggTCCATATGGAATATTTGCTGGCAGAGATGCCTCCAGGGGACTAGCAACTTTCTGTCTAGATAAAGATGCACTCAGAGATGAATATGATGACCTATCGGACTTAAATGCTGTACAGATGGAAAGTGTAAGAGAGTGGGAAATGCAATTTAAAG aaaaatatgaCTACGTAGGTAGACTCCTAAAACCAGGGGAAGAACCATCAGAATACACAGATGAGGAAGATACCAAGGATCACACTAAACAGGAATGA